In Actinomycetota bacterium, the sequence GCGGGGATAAAAACCAGCAGTTCGCGCATTACCGGGCCTTTCCTAAAAAGATGCCGGCTATAGATTCCACGTACGGGGGATAAACAATACCGCCATTGGTAATAATGGCTGAAATCAAGCCGGCCGGCGTGACGTCAAAGGCGGGATTGCGCGCCTCGGCGTCGTCGGGCGCCACGCGTACACCGTTGAAGCCCGTCACCTCGTCCGGCCCTCGTTCCTCAACCGTTATGCGTTCGCCGTCGAGGGTTTCCAGATCGACCGTAGATACGGGCGCGGCGATGTAAAAAGGAACTTCGTGCCGGTCGGCCAACGCGGCCAGGGTATACGTCCCGATCTTATTGGCGGTGTCTCCGTTGGCCGCGATCCTGTCGGCGCCGGTGATAACCTTTGAAATCTCCCCCCGGCGCATAAAATGTCCGGCCGCGGAATCGACGATCAGTTTGGCCGGGATCCCCAGCCGGTCAAGCTCCCACATGGTCAGGCGGGCGCCTTGCAGCAACGGCCGGGTTTCACAGGCGAAGACGGAAATCTCTTTGCCCTGGTCGTAAGCCGTTCGAATCACTCCCAGCGCCGTACCGTAAGCTCCCGTCGCTAGCGCCCCGGTATTACAGATGGTCAAGACGGTATCGCCGTCGTTTATCAGATCCGCGCCCAGGCGCGACAACTCAATATCGGCGCGCTCCGTCTCCGCGAAAATGGCTTGCGCCTCGCGAACCGCCGCGTCTTTCATGCTTTTGCTCGAGTTTTGAGACGCCGCGGCGTTAAACACCCTGCCAGTGGCTTTGAAGAGGTCGACGGCTGTCGGGCGCGTCGCGTCCAGAGCCGCCTTGGCTTCTTCAAGCTCACTTAGCAGGTCCCGGGGATCGGCGGTTCGGGAAGAAACGGCGGCGGCGGCCAGGCCGTAACCTGCGGCGACGCCGATCAGTGGCGCCCCCCTCAAGCGTAACTGCTTGATGGCTTCAACTATCGCTGAATAGTCATCCGTTTCGATGTAGGATTCGCTTCCGGGTAGCTTTGTCTGGTCGAGAAACTTGATGCGGCCGCCGGCCCAGTCAATCGGTTTCGGCATTAGCCCCCTCAAATCGCTCGATCAAGTAAGACATCTTGCAGGCTTCTTCCAGATAGAAAGCTCGGTTAACGGCTTCGCGCATATTGATACCGACGGTCAGCGCTCCGTGTCTTTCCATTAAAACAGCCCCGTTGGAACCCAGCGCCTTGGCGACGGCGACGGCCAGCTCCTGCGTCCCGGGAGCCAACGCGGGCACGCGTCCGACCTTTCCGACAACATCACTCGTTTCCGGATTCACCTTTAACAGCGGAAGCTTCAAATACGCGGCAACGCTCGCATATGTGGAATGGGTGTGGACGACCGCGCCGACATCCGGACGGGTAAGATATACAGCCAGGTGGGCCTTGAACTCGGTCGAGGGCTTATGTTCACCTTCTAGAATGTCCCCCTGCAGGTTAATCACCATTAGCCCGTCATCGGCTAGGCTTCCGAGGCACGAACCCGTATGGGAAATCAATATCCTGTTTTCCGGCATCCTGAGGCTGATGTTGCCCGCCCTCCCTTTGACCAGGCCGCCTTCAAAAACATCCCGGCCTGCCTCAATTAAATCCCGTCTTGGGTCAGACATAACTAAATCCTAAATAATAAATAATAGACAATAAACCCATAGTGCTCCCTCCAAACTAGGATACTCGAGCTTCATATTATCGGAATCAAGGTAAATCAGGCAAGGCCATCTTCTGTGAGAAACTTCTGGGGTTATTTCTGGGGCCAGTGCAACCTGGGGTCAGGACTTTCTTCTTAGGTGAGAGTCCTGACCCCAAAGCATTAACGATGGTAGACCGCGAGCAGCGTACGAGACTATTTCGGGGTTACTTCTCGACTCGCTTCACTCGCTCGAAGAGTATCTATCAACCCTAACCGCTCTAGGCTCTTCGTTCTCTGCTCTTGGCTAATCACTCTTCACTAATCACTGTGGCTCTCTGCTGTCTGCTAAATCCTTAAAGGTGCCTAGAAACCGCTTTTCGGGGAAAGTGCTGTCGAATTCTCTCAACCAGCGTTCAATGTACACGAAATCTAAACCTTCCTGTTTGATTAATATGCCACGGACGTCTTCAATGTCGCGTGGCCGTCCGGCAAAGATCTTATGGACAATCACGTCCTCTGGGGCGGCAAAAGCGACCTTGACGCCGCCGATCATAATAAACCGCGCTCGTTTGATTGCCTCAGCCTCATAAGGCGTAAACGATAAGATGAAATCGACGCGAACCCCTGTGTCTTGGTCTCTAGCTGGCAAAACCATCGTCTCCTGGACAAAAGCCGTCGGGTCATCAGTGAGTACGATTAATCCGGCTTCTTCGACGGCAACAAGTAGATCCGACAGGTTGTCGGCGGTTATCCCGACAGTCATATCGATATCTGCGGTTAATCGAGGTTCACCGTATAGAAGGACTGCCTGACCGCCTATAGCGATATAGGGGATTTGGCAATGGGAAAGGCTGGTGGCGATGCGCGCTATGATTTCTTGGAACATGAATTCAGGATATTTGCCAACGCGATATCGGTCTCTAATCCGGCAAGCGGGTCACGAAGAGGCAAGACGCCGAGAGCGACCGCCTCGTCCCAAAGGGCTTCAAATATCGTCAACCCTTTCTGATAATCCGGCGCTTCCTTCGCGTATAACCTGTCTTCAAATTGGTTCCATGCATGGGGATTTTTAATCATTATCCACCTTGTTTACGATGATTATATTATACCATAGATATTGATATATGACCTCGTCAACAGCATGGTTTAGGGTGCCTCTCGGTTTCCCCGCCCTTGAGGCCTGCCTGCCGGTAGGCAGGGGCGGGTGGTTATCTTGCCGCGCAAGCGGCACCCCCACCTTTTATTCCTCCCCCCTCCAAGGGGGAGGAAACTGCTCTTCAATAGTTCTTCGCTCTTGGCTCTATGCTCTTAGCTTTCTAGGTTCCCATCTCCCAGGAGTTTAAGTACTTTATCTGTTCCTGTGTTAACGAGTCAATCTTGATACCGGAAGCGTCAAGCTTCAAACGAGCCACTTCCTGATCGAGGTCTTCAGGCATCGAGTAGACGATGTTCTCGAGTCCCCGACCGTGTTTGACGATATATTCAGCCGCCAGCGATTGGTTGGCAAAGCTCATGTCCATAACCGAGGCGGGATGTCCCTCGGCCGCGGCCAGGTTGACCAGGCGGCCTTCACCCAAAAGATACAGCCGGCGGCCGTCCGCCATCACGAACTCCTCGGTAAATTCCCGGATTGTCCGGGTGGACTTAGCCATCTTACGAAGTTCGGAAATCTGGATTTCCACGTCGAAATGGCCTGAGTTACAGAAAATCGCGCCATCCTTCATCAGGTCAAAGTGTTCCTTGCGAATAACGTTGATGTCGCCGGTCACGGTAATGAACAAATCACCTATCTTAGCCGCGTCCGCTATCGGCATGACGCGGTAACCGTCCATGTTCGCTTCCAGCGCCTTAAGCGGATCGACCTCGATGATGATGACATTAGAGCCGGCCCCTTCAGCCCTCATTGCGCAGCCGCGGCCGCACCAGCCGTATCCGCTGATGACGACGGTCTTTCCGGCCAGCAGGATGTTGGTCGCCCGCAGCACGCCGTCCAGCGTGCTCTGTCCGGTGCCGTAACGGTTGTCAAACAGATGCTTGGTCATCGCGTCGTTGACGGCGATGATCGGGTACAAGAGGACTTTTTCCTTGGCCATGCTGCGCAGGCGGATGACGCCAGTCGTCGTCTCTTCCGTCCCGCCCAGAACCTCGGCCGCCTGGTCCTTCCGCTCGGCGTGGATGGTGGAAATGACGTCGGCGCCGTCGTCCATGGTTATTTGCGGACGGTGGTCCAGCGCCGCGTTAAGGTGTTTATAATAAGTGTCGTTGTCTTCGCCCTTGATGGCAAAAACCGGAATCTCGTAGTCTTTGACCAGCGACGCCGCCACGTCGTTCTGCGTGCTAAGCGGATTACTGGCGCAGAGAGCGACATCGGCGCCGCCGGCCTGAAGCGTCCTCATGAGGTTGGCCGTTTCCGTCGTCACATGTAAACAGGCGCTCAAACGGACGCCCTTGAGCGGCTGTTCCTTGGTAAAACGCTCCCGGATAAGCCGTAAAACGGGCATCTGCATCTCCGCCCATTCAATCCTTAATTTGCCTTTTTCAGCCAGACCGATATCCTTAATGTCGTAATTCAAAAAATCCTCCCCAATAATCTTCGAGTGCCCGCAGGGCATCGAGAAGTAGTTCTCGACAAGCTCGAACAATATTTTCTACTATTCCTATTTCCCTTCTCTTAGCTTCTTTTTCAACAGTTGTATCCGTTCCACAGGCGTCGGGTCGACGCCGTTTAATATAGCTAGGTAAACGCTGGTAAAATCACCCAAATAAATCAACGAGTATAGCCTGGCTAGTTCGGAATCACCTTCCGACCAGACCTGAAGCGATTCGCCGACTACTCCCTCAAGAAGCGGTAGGGATATCTCGACCCGCTTCCGCGTGCGCGGATTCTCGCCCGGCGAGCGCAAGGTAATCAGGCAGCACCGCTTCGCTACTTCCCCCAGTTCCTGCCAGCCGACAATCTCGTTATGATTTAACTCCGGGAACTGATGCCAAAAGGCCGGTACCTTACTGTTCTCGTTGAACTGACATTTCCACCGCAAAGCCGCGACCGCCGGTGTTCCTTCGGAACCATAGACCACAGGCATTTTTTCATATAGCCTGCCGGCCAGCTGCTTGGCGATGTTGTTGCCGGCCGGACTGTCCGGGCTCATGTGCTCGCTCATCATTTCCAGGATCCCAAGTGTTTCTTCGATATCCGCCCTGACGTCCTCTATAAACCCAAGTTTTTCCAAAACGACCACAACCGTCAGGGACAGATAGCCGAGCGCCGCTCGCGGTTGCAGTCCCCCCGGAACTTTGATCACCGGGAAACCGCGTTTTTTCGCTTCTTTCTCTAAACTGCCATCGGACGTGACTGCGATTATTTTCGAACCGACGTCCGCGGCCCGCTGCAAGGTCGTCAGCGTCTCTTCCGTCCCGCCCGAATAGCTGATTGCGAAGACCAGGGTGTCGGGCCCGACAAACGCCGGTAAAGAATAACCTTTACACACGTTAACGGGAACTTTTGACTTCGGCTCAAGTAAAGCTTTGACAATATCGCCGCCGATACCCGAGCCGCCCATGCCAAGAGTTACGATCGACGAAACGTCGCCGCTTAACTTACCGAAATCGAAGGATTCCGCCAGCGACACGGCTTCCCGGCACTGGGCCGGAAAGGCGCCGATGACGCCAAGCATATCGGAAATATCGATTGATTTTATGGTTTCGGGGTCGTTTAACCGCTCAAGCATAGTCGTAACAGTATATCAAAACTCGGTCGGCAGAGTGACCAATGGCGATTCTTCCGGTTCGCGGCGCGCCAAGCCCCTGACGGCGACAAAATAGAAGGCGCACAGGGAAACAAACAGGAGCGCCATTGTTCCGACCATCACGTTTACGATCTGGGCAAGCGATGAATGGAAAACCCACAAGAGCGCTATCTGTAGAATTGCCGCCCCGACCAGAATTGCCACGAACTTTGTCTTATCGATTGCAAGATAGTAGTTAGATAACGCGCTGGAAAGCGCCAAGAGGAGCATGGCCAGGCCAAACCAGCCCAAATAAGAAGAAACGGCAAGGTATTTTGTTCCGAAAAGCAGGCTGATAATAAACTTAGGCGCTACCGAATAGGCTAGCACGATAGATCCGGATATCAATATAATCAAACCCAAAGTGTAACCCAGTAAATGTGAGTGCTTCTGGTCTGCCTTATGTCGTCCGGCAACCATTGGAAACATCACCCCAACGATTGCCAGACAGGCAAATACGACGATCTTGCCTAAGATGGAAAGGCCGGAATAATATCCCGCTTCAACTGGTGACAGAAAGTGCTTGACCAGAATAATATCTGAGCTGTAATAACTGTTAAGGCAAAGAAGAGCAATAAAAACCGGGACCGAGTATTTCCACATCGCGCGAACCGAAATTGATATAGGTTTCTGATTGCGGAGGATCCCTTGTAACGGAATAAAAGATATTGCATAAGCGATAAAGCCTGCGGAGACTATGCCTAAGACAGCACCGTTTACGGCATACCCGGTTAGTACCAGCCCGATACCGATGCTTAGCTTGGCCACTGTTTCTACAACAAGGTTTATCGATAACGCGCCGAATTTCTGTAAACCTTGTAAGATACCTCGATTTATCGGTACTACATAACCCACAAGCATCGTCGTGCTTAATATAAGCATCGGCCAGGCAGAATCGATCTTTAGAAACCGGCTGATAAGCGGGCTGGCTGCCGCTAAGAGAACGAATAGAATAATCCCGACGGGCAAGAGTATTTTGGTGAGGCGTATAAATAGGCTATAGATCTTGCCGGGCATGCTTTCCGCATCATACTCGGCTGTGTATTTCATCACTATCGTCGTAATTGTCGCGAGCGGTACTAACAAGTAGTAAAGTACGGAGAATAGTGACGCCAGGACGCCGTAATTGATTGGCCCCAGAAAACGACCCATCAATAAATGAAAGACGTAGTTAGAAACATTCGCGGCCATCATGCCGATCCAGAGGACCGCACTGGCCCTAAACAACCGACTATTCAATAGCCTTATGGCTCTTTCCTTTATTGAAGACATTCCAGCAAGGCGCGCCTTTCTCGCCTACCAGCCGTACAGTCTGATATTTGAATCGCGTCTCGCCTCATCAAACCATTCTGTTCTAGCCTGAGCAGTTTTTGTTTGCTGAAGCCGCGGCATAATCAACGCTTTGGCTTCTTTATAAGTCATATCCGGGAATTTCTTCCGGTTCTTCTTATAATAGTCCTTGGCCTCCTGTTCCGTCACCTTTCGCGGTTTAATAACCTTAAAGAACAGGTTTTCTTCAATCGCCTGGTCTTTGATATAGTGCAGGAGAGCTTGCTCGTTAATGCTTGATTTTTCCAGCTCTTTTATCAATTGCTCCTGGGTCCGGCCCATTCTGAACAACTTATATCTCGTCTGAATTTGCTCATCGGTGACTTTAATGTCTTCCTCCTCGGCTTTTTGCCTGACAATCGTCCGGTCAATCAAGTCGAGCATGATGATCTTCTTTCGCTGCTCCGCGGAGAAACCAGCCCGGCCGAGTATCGCTGTCATAAAGGGCTCCAGTTTATACTCGTTGTCAAGATCCGTTCTGGTAATCTTCGTTCCATTGACTGTCGCAACTAGATTCTTGTCTTGACCGCCTAGGCAACCGCTAATAATAATCCCGGCAATCAACAAAACAAGAATGGGAAACATTTTGAACAATCTCTGCATGAAAACCTCCTTAGGAACAACCAGGTTGAATTGTGAAATAGAAAGAAATCATAAGAGCGTAAACAAACCGCCTGCTCAAAATAGCAAACGGCGTCCTTCTTGTCAATGCGCGTTAACAGTGGGCGCAAATATAATATAATCCCACAAATAACTCTTGGTAAAACTTGACATAGTATTTGTTGATTGATAGTCTGTAGCCGGTTAATGTGTCCTTATATGTAGTGTGAACTGCAAAAAAAACGATAGATAAATCTATTTTGAGAGGGGGTGGAAATGATTAAGATAGAAAAAAGTAAATTCTCGTTCGCAATCGTATTGGTGTGTCTGCTTGTGCTAGTTAGCGGGTCAACTGCCATGGCTAATCTTCTCCAAAATCACCGGGCAGCTGTTACGACTGGCTACGGCTACGGTTACTTTGCTAACAACACCCGTGCCGAGTTGGATTATGGTTATAACACATATAGCGGGGTAAACCCAATCGCCGATACGCATGGCGGATGCCCGAACGGGAGCCTGGTCAAGACGGCTACGTCTAGCACGGTCTGGTGGATTCAGGACGGTCGCAAGCACGCGGTAATATCGTCAGTAGTCTTTATGAGCTGGGGATTTAACTGGGCTGATATCGTTACTGTTACCCAAGGTCAACTGGACCGAACCCCTCTATCGGCCTCGCCGCTTAAAGCGCGTCCCGGCACCCTGCTCAAGATGTTCCATGATCCGACTATTTATATTGTCGGATGGGAGGGCGAGGGAGTTGAAGCTGTCCACCCAATCATTTCAATGGGACTTTTTAGCAGTCTTGGATTGCAGATGGCCGACATTTTCGAAATCTCTGTTTATGAGATGGGTAACTATCTGGATGGAGCTCCTATCACCAGTGGAGCGTTACTGGCCGACGGCACGCTTGTCAAAGGCTCAGGTCCCGCTGTCTACCTGTGGGAAGGAGACGAAGCTGGGAGGGCTATTAACAATTACACCTTAGAGCCGTTCGCCTCGACGACATCCTTCAATAGCTGGAGCTTCAAGTGGAGCAACGTGATGACCATCAGCGACGTGGAGTTGGGTGATTACCTGCTCAATAACACTGTTGTTGGTAGGTCCTTACTGGCTAAGCCTGGTACTCTGATTAAAGGCTCAGCCGCTACAGTCTATGTTACCGACTTCCTGGCCCGACCGACAAAGAGCGGTCCGGCAATCGCAAGTCCTTGGGTAGGCAACAGAAATTGGGCAGTACGTCCCATTTCATCGATGGCAGCTTTCAATGGCAAAGGCTACAGATTGAGTAATCTCTACACCGTGCCTGATGCAGAAGTGGGTCTATATTGGTTAGACAGTTCCAGCATTAACTAAGAAACATCTGTTTTAGCAGTAAAGAAAAAGCACCCGATTTCTTGGGTGCTTTTTCTTTACTGCTTCCGATTTAGGCCAACTCCCGCTATCTCCTAAGACATCCGTAGTTATTATACCTAATCATTTCCATGCCTTATTTAAGTAGACAGATAGGGTTTCCGTGTCCTTAACAAGCTCCAGGTCCTCTTGAGAGTCTAGGTAGTCATATTGCTGATAATCCGCCTCCTTAGCCAGAACAATATATTTTATGTCCAAGCGGCGCATCCGAATGCCAAGATTGCGCCTGTCCAGATCCGAGCCAACAAACATCTTGGTAATCTTCTCCGAAACCGGATTTTTCGATTCGGAATATATGGGTCCAAACTCCATATTGTCGCCGGTAATAACCTGTTTATCAAAGAAGTTACTCGCCGGATTGGCTACTGTCTTGTCTATGAAAGAAAAACTCATATACTGATGCCAAGGCAGGAACAGCACCTTGTAGTCAGGCTTGTCTTGGTTAAGAAAATCATTTACCCGATACCAGTCTTTTGGATAATCAGGCGTTACGTGAAGATGCCCGCCAAACCCCCACAACATCGGATATGTATAGAAGACGGGAATCAGTAAAAGAAGCGCCGGAACAAGCATCGAGAACTTCTTTAACCTGCCTTCCTTGAGCTTATCAAGTCGAGCCAAAATATCATCCACTCCGATACTGCCCAGATACGCGTAGCTGACAACCAGAATGGCCACAAACTTATGTGCGTCCCTAAAGCCGGAGAACAACGGCACATGCTTGACAAGAAACCAGAACGTACCGGCCGTATATGGATGCGCTACGCCGACAGCCAGCACATAGGCAACGAACCCGGTAATGCCAAAGACTGCCGCCCTCCACCGACCTTCCTTTCTTCTGATCCCGCTTATAAGCCCCCATAACGCAAGTAGTAGAATTGCCAGATACAAAGCCTGCCAACCGGGAATGATTTTCTTAGGCGCGACAAATCTGCCCGAATTCTCCCCCCAAAACCCATACATGGCCGCAACATTGAACATAACGCCCATCTTTGGATCAGCTGCGCTTTGAAAGCCTATAACATCCTTTGATGTGAAGCTTTTCATGCTTTGGGCTCCGG encodes:
- the mtnA gene encoding S-methyl-5-thioribose-1-phosphate isomerase, with product MPKPIDWAGGRIKFLDQTKLPGSESYIETDDYSAIVEAIKQLRLRGAPLIGVAAGYGLAAAAVSSRTADPRDLLSELEEAKAALDATRPTAVDLFKATGRVFNAAASQNSSKSMKDAAVREAQAIFAETERADIELSRLGADLINDGDTVLTICNTGALATGAYGTALGVIRTAYDQGKEISVFACETRPLLQGARLTMWELDRLGIPAKLIVDSAAGHFMRRGEISKVITGADRIAANGDTANKIGTYTLAALADRHEVPFYIAAPVSTVDLETLDGERITVEERGPDEVTGFNGVRVAPDDAEARNPAFDVTPAGLISAIITNGGIVYPPYVESIAGIFLGKAR
- a CDS encoding class II aldolase/adducin family protein, with product MSDPRRDLIEAGRDVFEGGLVKGRAGNISLRMPENRILISHTGSCLGSLADDGLMVINLQGDILEGEHKPSTEFKAHLAVYLTRPDVGAVVHTHSTYASVAAYLKLPLLKVNPETSDVVGKVGRVPALAPGTQELAVAVAKALGSNGAVLMERHGALTVGINMREAVNRAFYLEEACKMSYLIERFEGANAETD
- a CDS encoding nucleotidyltransferase — its product is MFQEIIARIATSLSHCQIPYIAIGGQAVLLYGEPRLTADIDMTVGITADNLSDLLVAVEEAGLIVLTDDPTAFVQETMVLPARDQDTGVRVDFILSFTPYEAEAIKRARFIMIGGVKVAFAAPEDVIVHKIFAGRPRDIEDVRGILIKQEGLDFVYIERWLREFDSTFPEKRFLGTFKDLADSREPQ
- the ahcY gene encoding adenosylhomocysteinase, which encodes MNYDIKDIGLAEKGKLRIEWAEMQMPVLRLIRERFTKEQPLKGVRLSACLHVTTETANLMRTLQAGGADVALCASNPLSTQNDVAASLVKDYEIPVFAIKGEDNDTYYKHLNAALDHRPQITMDDGADVISTIHAERKDQAAEVLGGTEETTTGVIRLRSMAKEKVLLYPIIAVNDAMTKHLFDNRYGTGQSTLDGVLRATNILLAGKTVVISGYGWCGRGCAMRAEGAGSNVIIIEVDPLKALEANMDGYRVMPIADAAKIGDLFITVTGDINVIRKEHFDLMKDGAIFCNSGHFDVEIQISELRKMAKSTRTIREFTEEFVMADGRRLYLLGEGRLVNLAAAEGHPASVMDMSFANQSLAAEYIVKHGRGLENIVYSMPEDLDQEVARLKLDASGIKIDSLTQEQIKYLNSWEMGT
- a CDS encoding bifunctional phosphoglucose/phosphomannose isomerase, which encodes MLERLNDPETIKSIDISDMLGVIGAFPAQCREAVSLAESFDFGKLSGDVSSIVTLGMGGSGIGGDIVKALLEPKSKVPVNVCKGYSLPAFVGPDTLVFAISYSGGTEETLTTLQRAADVGSKIIAVTSDGSLEKEAKKRGFPVIKVPGGLQPRAALGYLSLTVVVVLEKLGFIEDVRADIEETLGILEMMSEHMSPDSPAGNNIAKQLAGRLYEKMPVVYGSEGTPAVAALRWKCQFNENSKVPAFWHQFPELNHNEIVGWQELGEVAKRCCLITLRSPGENPRTRKRVEISLPLLEGVVGESLQVWSEGDSELARLYSLIYLGDFTSVYLAILNGVDPTPVERIQLLKKKLREGK
- a CDS encoding oligosaccharide flippase family protein — translated: MFRASAVLWIGMMAANVSNYVFHLLMGRFLGPINYGVLASLFSVLYYLLVPLATITTIVMKYTAEYDAESMPGKIYSLFIRLTKILLPVGIILFVLLAAASPLISRFLKIDSAWPMLILSTTMLVGYVVPINRGILQGLQKFGALSINLVVETVAKLSIGIGLVLTGYAVNGAVLGIVSAGFIAYAISFIPLQGILRNQKPISISVRAMWKYSVPVFIALLCLNSYYSSDIILVKHFLSPVEAGYYSGLSILGKIVVFACLAIVGVMFPMVAGRHKADQKHSHLLGYTLGLIILISGSIVLAYSVAPKFIISLLFGTKYLAVSSYLGWFGLAMLLLALSSALSNYYLAIDKTKFVAILVGAAILQIALLWVFHSSLAQIVNVMVGTMALLFVSLCAFYFVAVRGLARREPEESPLVTLPTEF
- a CDS encoding SurA N-terminal domain-containing protein, which codes for MQRLFKMFPILVLLIAGIIISGCLGGQDKNLVATVNGTKITRTDLDNEYKLEPFMTAILGRAGFSAEQRKKIIMLDLIDRTIVRQKAEEEDIKVTDEQIQTRYKLFRMGRTQEQLIKELEKSSINEQALLHYIKDQAIEENLFFKVIKPRKVTEQEAKDYYKKNRKKFPDMTYKEAKALIMPRLQQTKTAQARTEWFDEARRDSNIRLYGW